A single window of Candidatus Kryptoniota bacterium DNA harbors:
- a CDS encoding protein kinase, whose protein sequence is MIGKTISHYRIIEKLGEGGMGVVYKAEDSKLKREVAIKFLPHHISASQEERNRFELEAQAAAALNHPNIATIHAIEDDGEEVFIVMEYIDGPELGQRIKSGQVRVDECFRIIEQVASGLQAAHQKGIVHRDIKCGNVMLTKTGQVKIMDFGLAKVKWSVLVTREGTTVGTAAYMSPEQARGDKVDHRADLWSMGVIFYEMLTGKLPFKGEFEQAMIYSILNEEIEPVSSFRSDVPPGLDDIIKKVLSKDADARYQHASEFLSDVRALQVSGKTRQDEDGEKRIAVLPFENISSDNETDYFAEGLAEELIVNLSRIKNVSVVARTSSMQYKGTKKDIKTIGRELRAGFIMEGSVRRFKDDLRISVQLIDVASGTQLWGETYKGRLADVFDIQEQVSRQIVEALRVKLSPTEKIVLEKRSTVNAEAFDMYLRGRDFLYRMSKNNLQFSIQLFQKATELDTRYASAYAGLGEAYAYFYQFFERNTVWLDKAIESGLKALMYDSTLSEAYAALALAYYNRKSLDEANAAGRKAIDLDPNNFTGHWILGRIFFSTDRYQEAIDLFKKVIALNPDFYSAYTDLRMCYERVGDPKKLEEVLMQALEMYVRYQAQHPDDARARIFHATALAEIGKVEEAKVQGRIALELSPNDALMLYNGACFYARLGESKLAIESLRKALATGWENYEWMKRDSDLDSIRSDPQFVELIGDK, encoded by the coding sequence ATGATCGGTAAGACAATCTCCCACTACAGGATTATCGAGAAGCTGGGCGAGGGAGGGATGGGCGTCGTATACAAAGCTGAAGACTCTAAGTTGAAGAGAGAAGTGGCTATTAAGTTCCTCCCTCATCACATTTCCGCCAGCCAGGAGGAGCGCAACAGATTCGAACTGGAGGCACAGGCGGCGGCAGCGCTAAATCACCCTAACATTGCGACTATTCATGCGATAGAAGACGACGGAGAAGAAGTTTTCATAGTCATGGAGTACATAGACGGGCCTGAGCTCGGTCAGAGAATCAAGAGCGGGCAGGTAAGAGTCGACGAATGTTTCAGAATAATTGAACAGGTCGCGAGCGGCCTGCAAGCGGCTCATCAAAAAGGGATAGTGCACCGTGATATAAAGTGCGGGAATGTCATGCTCACTAAAACCGGGCAGGTCAAGATCATGGATTTTGGTCTGGCAAAAGTAAAATGGAGCGTGCTGGTCACGAGGGAAGGGACTACCGTCGGTACAGCAGCATACATGTCTCCTGAACAAGCGCGCGGCGACAAAGTAGACCATCGCGCGGATCTTTGGTCGATGGGTGTGATTTTTTACGAAATGCTGACCGGAAAACTGCCGTTCAAAGGCGAGTTCGAACAGGCAATGATCTACTCAATTCTGAATGAAGAGATTGAGCCGGTGAGCAGCTTCAGATCTGATGTACCCCCCGGGTTGGACGATATAATAAAGAAAGTTCTGTCGAAAGATGCCGATGCGAGGTATCAGCATGCGTCCGAGTTTCTTTCCGACGTGCGGGCGCTTCAAGTGAGCGGCAAGACAAGACAAGACGAGGACGGTGAGAAAAGAATTGCCGTTCTGCCGTTCGAAAATATCAGCTCTGACAACGAGACCGACTATTTCGCAGAAGGATTGGCCGAAGAGTTGATCGTGAATTTGTCGAGGATTAAAAATGTCAGCGTCGTCGCACGAACGAGTTCGATGCAATACAAGGGTACGAAAAAGGATATCAAGACGATCGGCAGAGAACTTCGCGCAGGATTCATAATGGAGGGAAGTGTTCGGAGATTCAAGGATGACCTGCGAATCTCGGTCCAGCTGATCGACGTCGCTAGCGGGACTCAGTTGTGGGGCGAAACCTACAAGGGCAGGCTTGCCGATGTCTTCGATATCCAGGAGCAGGTGTCCAGGCAAATAGTGGAAGCCCTCCGGGTGAAGCTGTCGCCTACGGAAAAGATCGTGCTCGAGAAGCGTTCAACCGTGAATGCTGAGGCGTTCGATATGTATTTACGCGGCCGTGATTTCCTCTACAGGATGTCGAAGAATAATCTCCAGTTTTCTATTCAGCTATTTCAGAAAGCCACCGAGCTCGACACGCGATACGCGTCCGCCTACGCGGGGCTCGGTGAAGCATACGCCTACTTCTACCAGTTTTTCGAGAGAAATACTGTCTGGCTGGACAAGGCGATCGAATCCGGGCTCAAAGCGTTGATGTATGATTCGACACTTTCGGAAGCTTACGCCGCGCTTGCGCTCGCTTACTACAACAGGAAATCGCTCGACGAAGCGAACGCCGCCGGGCGAAAGGCGATCGACCTTGATCCGAATAATTTTACCGGCCACTGGATACTGGGAAGGATCTTTTTCAGCACGGACAGGTATCAGGAGGCGATCGATCTTTTCAAGAAAGTCATCGCGCTTAATCCCGATTTCTACTCGGCGTACACGGATCTCCGAATGTGCTATGAGCGAGTCGGCGACCCGAAAAAGCTTGAGGAAGTCCTAATGCAGGCTCTGGAAATGTATGTGCGCTACCAGGCCCAGCATCCCGACGACGCACGCGCGCGAATCTTCCATGCCACCGCTCTCGCTGAAATTGGAAAAGTTGAGGAAGCAAAAGTCCAGGGGCGAATAGCACTCGAGCTAAGTCCGAACGATGCTTTGATGTTGTACAATGGCGCTTGCTTTTACGCTCGCCTTGGTGAGTCTAAGCTTGCAATCGAGTCTCTTCGAAAGGCACTGGCGACCGGCTGGGAGAACTACGAATGGATGAAGCGTGATTCCGATCTCGACAGCATTCGCAGCGATCCTCAATTCGTTGAACTCATCGGAGACAAATAG
- a CDS encoding protein kinase — translation MSELTGTTILHYEILEKLGEGGMGEVYKAHDTKLDRLVALKFLPSSFTAAEADKMRFTQEAKAASALNHPNVCTIYDIQEHEGQLFIVMEYVDGQTLRNRNQNFSVRQVVDIGAQAAEGLAAAHEKGIVHRDIKPENIMLTKNGIAKVMDFGLAKLNNPADVSRLTKAGTTLGTIGYMSPEQVQGQDVDHRSDIFSLGVVLYELLSGESPFKGVHETAIMYEIVNVDPEPVSARKEGIDPELDRIIFECLEKEKDDRYQSARELSKDLRRFRRDTGRQRVSRMSTVHEPLNTASDARSAKEIRVDASSMYIDSPPRESFSRRFIYNPRILWAGSGLLMVALVLSVLLPVFKSGDNHDQEIKATVLPPPGVSLLNSQGSNLAISPNGKYITFVGSDSLGTIKLWLRPTNSLASRALVDVSVEAYPFWSSDSKYIAYFDSHKLMKVSLDAGTSLPICDAPAGRGGSWNKDGMIVFAPNSSGGLSEVASSGGEPNLLVKTDTSTLSLRWPFFLPDGKHFLYSSQNSQSGSSPTDGIFVASLGDARGQKIIRASSNVQYADGYIFYLRQSILLAEKFDPGNMNLSGEGIPVAENMQYWDIRISGTFSVSEQGTLVYEESNPDNEKVVLLDKNGNITRNLFNKKIFLSACFSPDGHKIAFDSYDQIDRNLDIWTYDIERNVMTRLTFEQAGHINPIWTPDGKQIAYSSNPEKLSFNPYIKNSDGSRDAVQFHKSDDPEFVYSFSADMKYALLGDVGFAGKNSGWDLLVLSLTGTKTPVKFLATDFNERAAQFSPNMKWVAYVSDESGRNQVYIVPFGNGNGKWQVSVDGGDFPLWMENGKKIYFQTYDDKIEAVDVNESGSSISPGRPYVVFGSQGTVTRIFSIDKSGNEILAAVPNNKSMPSPITLVSNWKEEIQGR, via the coding sequence TTGAGCGAGCTTACAGGCACGACCATCCTGCACTACGAAATCCTCGAGAAACTTGGCGAAGGCGGAATGGGCGAAGTGTATAAGGCCCATGATACGAAGCTGGATCGGCTCGTCGCTCTGAAATTTCTTCCTTCAAGCTTCACGGCCGCTGAGGCAGATAAAATGAGATTCACACAGGAAGCGAAAGCCGCTTCGGCGCTCAATCACCCTAACGTATGTACCATCTATGATATCCAGGAACACGAAGGACAGCTTTTCATTGTCATGGAATACGTCGACGGCCAGACGCTCAGAAACAGGAACCAAAATTTTTCGGTGAGACAAGTCGTCGATATCGGGGCACAGGCTGCCGAAGGACTTGCAGCGGCTCACGAGAAAGGAATAGTTCATCGCGACATAAAACCCGAAAACATCATGCTGACAAAAAACGGGATAGCGAAGGTGATGGATTTCGGTCTCGCAAAGCTCAATAACCCGGCCGATGTTTCCCGTCTCACGAAAGCCGGCACAACACTGGGCACAATTGGGTACATGTCTCCCGAACAGGTCCAGGGTCAGGATGTCGATCATAGAAGCGACATCTTTTCGCTGGGAGTGGTATTGTACGAATTGTTGTCAGGTGAGTCGCCGTTCAAAGGGGTTCACGAGACTGCGATCATGTACGAAATTGTAAACGTGGATCCCGAGCCGGTGAGCGCGAGGAAGGAAGGAATAGATCCTGAACTTGACCGGATAATCTTTGAGTGTCTTGAAAAGGAAAAGGACGACAGGTACCAGTCCGCGCGTGAGTTGTCCAAAGATCTGAGAAGATTCAGGAGAGACACAGGACGACAGAGAGTCAGCCGCATGTCGACGGTCCATGAGCCTCTCAACACGGCGTCGGACGCCCGTTCGGCAAAGGAAATTCGAGTTGATGCGAGTTCGATGTATATCGATTCTCCTCCCCGCGAAAGTTTTTCGCGCCGGTTCATTTACAATCCCCGGATCCTCTGGGCCGGATCGGGACTCCTCATGGTCGCTTTGGTTCTGTCGGTTTTATTACCGGTTTTCAAAAGCGGCGATAACCACGACCAGGAAATTAAAGCCACTGTGCTTCCGCCGCCCGGTGTGAGTTTGCTGAATTCTCAGGGAAGCAATCTGGCAATCTCTCCGAACGGAAAATATATCACATTTGTCGGGTCTGACTCTTTAGGAACAATAAAGTTGTGGCTGAGGCCGACAAACTCGCTGGCGTCGAGGGCGCTCGTGGATGTATCGGTTGAAGCCTATCCTTTCTGGTCATCCGACAGCAAATACATTGCTTACTTCGACAGTCATAAGTTGATGAAGGTCTCACTCGATGCTGGTACTTCGCTCCCGATCTGCGACGCACCGGCAGGAAGGGGAGGTTCGTGGAACAAGGACGGGATGATAGTTTTTGCGCCGAATTCCTCGGGCGGACTCTCCGAAGTGGCATCGTCCGGAGGCGAACCGAATCTGTTGGTCAAGACCGACACGTCCACATTGAGTCTCAGGTGGCCGTTCTTCCTTCCCGATGGCAAACACTTTCTCTATTCCAGCCAAAACAGTCAATCGGGATCGAGTCCAACTGACGGTATATTCGTTGCCTCGCTTGGCGACGCGAGAGGTCAGAAGATTATTCGCGCTTCATCGAACGTGCAGTACGCGGATGGATATATTTTCTATCTGCGACAGTCGATTCTGTTGGCGGAAAAATTCGATCCGGGCAATATGAATCTCTCCGGCGAAGGAATACCCGTCGCCGAAAATATGCAGTACTGGGACATCAGAATATCCGGAACGTTTTCTGTGTCCGAACAAGGCACATTGGTTTATGAAGAGAGCAACCCGGATAACGAAAAAGTTGTGCTCCTTGACAAGAATGGAAATATTACCAGAAACTTATTCAACAAGAAAATTTTTCTTTCCGCTTGTTTTTCACCTGACGGGCACAAGATTGCCTTCGACTCGTACGACCAAATCGACAGGAACCTCGACATCTGGACTTACGACATCGAAAGGAATGTCATGACGCGGCTGACGTTTGAACAGGCGGGCCACATCAATCCAATCTGGACACCAGACGGAAAACAGATCGCTTACAGCTCAAATCCCGAAAAGCTGTCGTTCAATCCGTATATCAAGAACTCAGACGGCTCCCGCGACGCCGTCCAGTTTCACAAGTCCGACGACCCCGAATTTGTCTACAGTTTTTCAGCCGACATGAAGTACGCGCTCCTCGGAGATGTCGGGTTCGCCGGTAAAAACAGCGGATGGGACCTGCTGGTCCTATCGCTGACGGGCACGAAAACGCCCGTGAAATTTCTCGCTACGGATTTCAATGAGCGTGCAGCCCAGTTTTCGCCTAACATGAAATGGGTCGCGTACGTCTCGGATGAGTCCGGTAGAAATCAGGTCTACATCGTTCCGTTCGGAAACGGAAATGGAAAATGGCAAGTATCCGTCGACGGCGGTGATTTTCCTCTCTGGATGGAGAACGGGAAGAAGATCTACTTCCAGACATACGATGATAAGATTGAAGCGGTCGACGTAAATGAATCGGGGTCATCCATCTCGCCCGGCAGACCATATGTTGTTTTCGGTTCACAGGGCACGGTGACGAGAATATTTTCGATAGATAAGTCGGGAAATGAAATACTCGCTGCGGTCCCGAACAATAAAAGCATGCCCTCACCTATCACACTTGTTTCGAACTGGAAGGAAGAAATTCAGGGGAGATGA
- a CDS encoding PDZ domain-containing protein: MLKRIFIFIAILVPCVLQAQGTKLLREPAVSDKSIVFAYANDLWIVDRTGGEARRLTSFPGTESAPHFSPDGKLLAFTAAYGGNTDVYVMDAGGGEPRRVTWHPSYDGVCDWTPDGSQILIASNRASAPVGLTQLWTVSKDGGLATRLPIPSAMRASYSADGRHLAYEDERWQSEWKWYRGGQALPIRIVSFPDLVQTEVPGPVCVNSYPVYLGSRLYFLSDRSGTFNVFEYDQNTDSVRQLTQYDGVDVKSLAAGGGILVYEQAGTLHTLDPGTGLDKGLTITVHGDFPWAMPQWKDVRKEIMAASLSPTGSRALFEARGEIFTVPAEKGDTRNITRSAGAADRDPAWSPDGQKIAWFSDESGEYRLMISDQDGLLPPKEIVLEHPTFFFDLSWSPDSKHLAFTDADRNLWIVDVEKGTSHRVDTDRMAHPERTMIPCWSPDSKWIAYAKQLPNLFRGIMVYSLEEEKSSQITDGLSDVISPAWDKSGKYLYFLASTDIALNSGWLDLGSLERPVRRGVYFAVLTKDVPSPLLPQSDEEKAQTDKKETDKKSEKAADSGVVKIDLEGIGQRILALPLPLRNYVGINPGQSGIVFVVESGLTFYPEQTYNPPLTVHRWDMEKRKDATFLSGVQQFAVSTNGMKILYHQGDDWFIAGSESEPKAGDGKLKVELNMRVDPTAEWRQIYREAWRFFRDFFYVRNYHGADWDSVYKKYSVYLPYVNHRQDLNYILDMMGGELAVGHHFVFGGDVGETKSTAVGLLGADFVVENNRYRIKRIYTGENWNPELQAPLSAPGVDVHEGDYIIAINGVDLAPPVAPEAALEGLAGKQVTISFNSRPSKDGARNVVVVPVGSESALRSRAWVEDNRRLVDKLSGGKLAYVWLPNTADAGYTYFNRYYFGQQDRQGAVLDERFNGGGLIADYIIDIVARKLRGYFNNPVGNHDSWTEPLAGIWGPKVMLINEFAGSGGDMMPYMFRQEQLGPLVGRKTWGGLVGIWDYPPLIDGGFVTVPRGGFYNLSGAWDVENKGIAPDIDVIITPKDVAAGRDPQLESAVNEALRLLKEHPVNLQKEPAPPVRKFPDVK, translated from the coding sequence ATGCTAAAGCGGATTTTCATTTTCATTGCAATCTTGGTCCCGTGCGTTTTGCAGGCACAGGGTACAAAGTTGCTGCGCGAACCCGCCGTGAGTGACAAGTCTATCGTATTTGCTTACGCGAACGATCTTTGGATTGTCGACCGGACCGGCGGAGAAGCACGAAGGCTGACGAGTTTTCCAGGAACTGAGAGCGCGCCGCACTTCTCACCCGATGGGAAGTTGCTCGCGTTCACGGCTGCTTACGGGGGGAACACTGATGTTTATGTCATGGATGCCGGCGGGGGTGAGCCCCGACGCGTCACGTGGCATCCGAGTTACGACGGCGTGTGCGATTGGACTCCGGATGGAAGCCAGATTCTGATCGCCTCAAATCGTGCAAGCGCGCCGGTCGGACTGACTCAGCTATGGACGGTATCAAAAGACGGCGGATTGGCGACACGCCTGCCTATTCCATCGGCGATGCGAGCATCTTACTCAGCAGACGGCCGGCATCTGGCCTATGAAGATGAGAGATGGCAGTCGGAATGGAAATGGTACCGCGGCGGACAGGCGCTGCCGATTCGAATCGTTTCATTTCCCGACCTCGTTCAGACCGAAGTGCCGGGCCCAGTATGCGTCAACAGTTATCCGGTGTATCTCGGCAGCCGCCTCTATTTCCTGTCGGATAGGAGCGGGACGTTCAACGTTTTTGAATACGACCAGAATACCGACAGTGTTCGACAGTTGACACAGTATGACGGCGTTGATGTTAAGTCGCTTGCAGCCGGCGGCGGAATTCTGGTATACGAACAAGCCGGCACTCTTCACACTCTGGATCCCGGTACCGGCCTTGACAAAGGGCTGACAATCACCGTACACGGGGATTTTCCCTGGGCAATGCCTCAATGGAAGGATGTCAGGAAGGAAATCATGGCGGCTTCACTTTCGCCAACCGGCAGCCGTGCATTGTTCGAGGCTCGGGGAGAAATCTTCACGGTGCCAGCCGAGAAAGGTGACACGCGAAATATCACGCGCTCCGCCGGCGCCGCCGACAGGGACCCGGCATGGTCGCCAGATGGACAGAAGATCGCCTGGTTCTCGGATGAGAGCGGCGAATACCGCCTGATGATTTCGGATCAGGATGGACTTCTTCCACCGAAAGAAATTGTGCTGGAGCATCCGACATTCTTCTTTGACTTATCGTGGTCGCCCGACTCGAAGCATCTTGCATTTACCGATGCGGACAGGAATCTCTGGATCGTTGACGTTGAAAAGGGAACGAGTCATCGCGTGGACACCGACAGGATGGCCCATCCCGAACGGACAATGATACCATGCTGGTCTCCCGATTCAAAATGGATTGCGTATGCCAAGCAGCTGCCGAACCTCTTTCGCGGCATCATGGTCTACTCACTCGAGGAAGAAAAGTCGTCCCAAATTACCGACGGACTTTCTGATGTCATCTCGCCCGCATGGGACAAGAGTGGAAAGTATCTCTATTTTCTTGCGAGCACAGATATTGCACTTAATTCAGGATGGCTCGATCTCGGCTCGCTCGAGCGGCCGGTGCGACGCGGAGTGTACTTTGCCGTGCTGACCAAAGATGTTCCATCTCCCCTCCTTCCCCAAAGCGATGAGGAGAAAGCGCAGACCGACAAGAAAGAAACGGACAAGAAGTCCGAGAAAGCGGCGGATTCCGGAGTAGTGAAAATTGATCTCGAAGGGATCGGCCAACGCATACTTGCGCTTCCATTGCCGCTTCGTAATTACGTCGGGATTAATCCGGGCCAGTCGGGCATAGTATTCGTGGTCGAATCCGGTCTCACTTTTTATCCGGAACAAACGTATAACCCTCCGTTGACTGTGCATCGCTGGGACATGGAGAAACGAAAGGACGCGACCTTCCTGAGCGGGGTGCAGCAGTTCGCGGTTTCAACAAACGGTATGAAGATCCTGTATCATCAGGGAGACGACTGGTTCATCGCCGGCTCGGAATCGGAGCCGAAAGCAGGTGACGGCAAATTGAAAGTCGAGCTCAACATGCGCGTGGATCCGACCGCTGAGTGGCGGCAGATCTACAGAGAAGCGTGGCGTTTCTTCCGCGATTTCTTCTACGTCCGAAACTATCATGGCGCTGACTGGGACTCAGTCTACAAAAAGTATTCGGTATATCTGCCGTATGTTAACCATCGGCAGGATTTGAATTATATCCTCGACATGATGGGAGGGGAGCTTGCAGTGGGACATCACTTTGTCTTCGGTGGAGACGTAGGGGAAACAAAGTCGACTGCGGTAGGATTGCTCGGTGCTGACTTCGTCGTTGAGAATAACAGATACCGAATCAAACGGATATACACCGGTGAGAATTGGAATCCTGAACTTCAAGCGCCTCTCTCTGCGCCCGGAGTGGATGTCCATGAAGGAGACTATATCATTGCGATAAACGGAGTTGATCTCGCTCCGCCTGTCGCCCCGGAAGCAGCACTCGAAGGTCTCGCGGGAAAACAAGTTACCATCTCTTTTAATTCACGTCCTTCGAAGGACGGCGCAAGAAACGTGGTAGTCGTTCCGGTTGGAAGTGAGTCCGCACTTCGCTCGCGGGCATGGGTGGAAGACAACCGGCGATTGGTAGACAAACTATCCGGCGGGAAGCTGGCTTACGTGTGGCTTCCGAACACGGCTGATGCAGGATACACTTACTTCAATCGCTACTACTTCGGACAGCAAGACCGGCAGGGCGCGGTGTTGGATGAAAGGTTCAATGGTGGCGGCCTGATCGCCGACTACATTATAGATATAGTCGCCCGCAAACTTCGTGGATATTTCAACAACCCCGTCGGGAATCATGACTCCTGGACCGAACCTCTCGCCGGGATTTGGGGACCGAAGGTCATGCTTATAAATGAATTTGCCGGATCGGGCGGCGACATGATGCCCTACATGTTCAGACAGGAACAGCTGGGTCCTCTTGTCGGGCGAAAGACATGGGGCGGTCTGGTCGGAATCTGGGATTATCCACCTCTGATAGATGGCGGTTTTGTTACCGTCCCGCGCGGCGGATTTTACAATCTGAGCGGTGCATGGGACGTTGAGAACAAAGGTATCGCTCCCGATATCGATGTCATCATAACTCCGAAAGATGTGGCGGCAGGAAGAGATCCTCAATTGGAGAGTGCAGTCAACGAGGCACTTCGCCTGCTGAAAGAGCATCCTGTGAACTTGCAGAAGGAACCGGCTCCACCGGTTCGGAAGTTCCCAGATGTAAAATAG
- a CDS encoding PP2C family protein-serine/threonine phosphatase, whose translation MITSDGSSTQVHKLEEENERLKRAVDELSILNELATAIGALNSSEEVIRKIIGRSLRAVNAEQGVITVVDEQPDQPMKTLIRSMVSSSDHGQFHFNQALLGWMILNKKPLTVNDPPNDERFRGIPWDGSVHSVLCVPMLTRSALKGVLAVYNKKGGKGFTLDDQRLLAIIAAQSAQVVENARLYEEERSLIKMQQEFKLAAQIQADLLPKESPKIPGYDIAGATYPARTIGGDYFDFISLDQNRIAVCLGDVSGKGLTAALLMANLQASLRSQSHMAGSVKECIAKVNRQLYQSTSPEKFATLFYGILDTRMHTLTYCNAGHEPPVVISGKAEHVRLREGGTVVGIMEDFPFQESVIEFGPGNFLITFSDGVTEAMDADRDQFGEERILDIIRNNLGNSAEGMVGKIVDGVKTYAGEAPQYDDITALVVKREAI comes from the coding sequence ATGATCACTTCTGATGGCAGTTCCACCCAGGTGCACAAGCTCGAAGAAGAAAACGAACGTCTGAAGCGTGCAGTGGACGAGTTGTCGATTCTCAACGAGCTCGCAACTGCGATTGGCGCTCTCAACAGCTCCGAGGAAGTCATCCGGAAGATAATCGGCCGTTCGCTGAGAGCGGTCAATGCTGAACAGGGCGTGATCACAGTTGTCGATGAGCAGCCCGATCAGCCGATGAAGACTCTGATCCGCTCAATGGTGAGTTCGTCGGATCATGGACAGTTCCACTTCAATCAGGCCTTGCTGGGCTGGATGATCCTGAACAAGAAGCCGTTGACCGTTAACGACCCGCCCAATGATGAAAGGTTCCGGGGCATTCCGTGGGACGGCTCCGTGCATTCTGTCCTGTGCGTCCCGATGCTTACCCGTTCGGCCTTGAAGGGCGTGCTTGCCGTCTATAACAAGAAGGGCGGAAAGGGTTTCACGCTGGACGATCAGCGCCTGCTTGCAATCATCGCAGCCCAGTCGGCGCAGGTCGTTGAGAACGCGAGACTATATGAGGAGGAACGATCTCTCATAAAGATGCAGCAGGAGTTCAAGCTTGCCGCACAAATCCAGGCGGACCTCCTGCCGAAAGAGTCGCCGAAGATCCCGGGATACGACATCGCCGGTGCAACTTATCCGGCCAGAACTATCGGCGGCGATTATTTCGATTTCATTTCTCTTGATCAAAACAGGATCGCGGTTTGCCTGGGAGATGTGTCCGGAAAAGGATTGACCGCCGCGCTTCTTATGGCAAATCTTCAAGCGTCCCTCCGAAGTCAATCTCACATGGCGGGCTCAGTCAAAGAGTGTATAGCGAAAGTAAATCGACAGCTTTATCAGAGCACGAGCCCGGAAAAGTTTGCTACACTTTTCTACGGCATCCTGGATACGCGGATGCATACGCTGACATACTGCAACGCAGGTCACGAGCCGCCCGTGGTGATCAGCGGGAAAGCCGAGCACGTTCGCCTCAGGGAAGGTGGTACGGTCGTCGGCATCATGGAGGACTTTCCATTCCAGGAATCGGTGATCGAGTTTGGCCCCGGGAATTTCCTGATTACTTTTTCAGACGGCGTAACCGAAGCGATGGACGCCGACCGGGATCAGTTTGGAGAAGAAAGAATCTTGGACATAATCAGGAATAACCTCGGTAATTCCGCCGAGGGGATGGTGGGAAAGATTGTCGACGGCGTTAAGACTTATGCCGGTGAGGCTCCGCAGTATGACGATATAACCGCATTGGTCGTTAAACGAGAAGCGATTTGA